GCATATAATCACAAACTATATAATAAAATACCAGAGTCTAATATAAGCCTCAAACCAGCACTTTTAGGAAAAATCAAGAATCACAGAGCACATAAGTAAGATAAATTGATAACAGCAATTCTAGCATTACTAATGATATCAGTGAAAAGTGACCAACCTGTTGTGTTACTTGATCAATCTCAAAAACAGGGGTAGGACTACTTTCAACCCATTCTTTTTTCTCCTCAAGTGTCAAGCTCTCCATCAAATCCTCATTTATGTGAATCTCCGGCTCATACATGAAAGTAACAGTTGCAGCCGGTGACCACTTCGCATGATCTTTGCCAATCCCCTTCCTAGCAATTGCCCTCAGCTTCACCTCTTGACCTTTCCGCAACTTCACAATTGTAATCCCTCCCCTGAAtttaacaaacaaaaataaaaaacctcAAACCACCTAAAATTACACATCCAAGACCAAGATAGCCATGTTATTTCAATTCATTCACTTATTTATAAACACCATCCAGTTGATCTCAGGTATGAACGTAAGCGATGAAACTAGCTTAATTATTGCCTTCGGTAAAACAGATATCATCACAATTCAAATAACTAGGGACTTCAGTTACACAAGAATTAATctatatatcaaaatttttacaCCACTGAAATTCACACTTGCAGTGTCACCAAAAAAACAATTTCCACgcaaaataattttagaaaaaaaaaacaaaaggatcaattaaaaacaATTACCAAAAAGTTCCTTCAATTTTTTCAAGAAATGAGTAAAATAAAAATCACCTtgcctaaaagaaaaaaaaaaaagaaaagaaaacaacccCTACTTGAAAACGAAAATACACATTTGTGCCTTTAAAGGGAATATAGGCATAAATTTGTATTCTTCCAATGCATCAAACACATTGaggatttaataattttttttctgttaAAATTTTCCACATCTAATATCTAATATCCTTAACAAGTGCCCTAACTGCATTcgttagaaaagaaagaaagggaggaaTAAGAATACTTCTTATTGCCGCTTATGCCATCAGAAGCATCAATGGAGGCAGCAGATTCAGAATAATCAACAGGAACAACGGTGTGGTCAGAGCTGATGAGATCGGAGCTCGTAACATCTTGCGTCTCATCGTTCCTGCAAACAGCCATAAGGTGGAACTCGACGGAGCAAAACTCGCACTGGCCGTCGCCGTCGCACGCGTCGCAGTCACGTGAGAAGCGCATGCTCATCGCCCGGTCGCTTGTGAGAGGGATCAGTCCGAGTCGGTGAGCGATGAACTCGTCGTTGAGTACGGACGAGTTCACCTCGATTTCGACGAGGTCGATGGCGATGGTTGGGACCTCGGCGATCATCACGCGCCGGAGCGCATTGGCGATGGAGGCGTCGGTGTCGCGGAGCTCGAAGCGCGCGTAGTCGTCCCTCAGCTCGCGGATCTTCACGCGCGGCATGCGGGCGTAGGATTGGCCTTCCATTGTTCTGGAAGCTTCTTAACGAAACCCTCAGTCAGTCACTGTGTGGTCTTTGCTACGCAGAGTTCATAGTAGCAGCAAACGGAGTAGACAAGAGAAGTCGAAATAGGTCTTTTAAACCCCTTCCTCAAACCCCAAAGGATAATATGGTCATTTGATTTGTATGTTTTGTAACCCAGAAGGAGGGCTAATGAGTAATCGGCAATCACAGTTGTTTTCctccgaaaaaaaaaattaatacttaattAGTCCTTGAATTTATACTCCAacttcaatttaattattttttaattcttaaattttaCAGATGTAACATTGGTCTCTAAAACAATCTTTTGTACAATAACATTAATGAAATGTTGATATAGACAATCAAATTAAAACTTGTAAAATAATaccattttaattttgatatttaaataattcataaataactcaaatcacttgtttttaaaaaaaaaattcaataaatatcacttataatatttttttggcTATTTGAGTGCATAAACAAAAACCACATTTTTTACAAAGTCCAACGTTACATTTGGTTGTTCATATTAGCATTTTATTAACGTTTGTGAATTGAAAATTATTCTATGACTAAGACTAACATAAATTACATTTACAAAATTTAgagactaaataaaaataattaaaatattaaaaactaaattaaaactcgTGTGTAAATTGAAGAACCaagttaaatattatttttattttttataaggggtaaaggattttttatttagcaaacaatttttttatttgatccaAATTTTCGTAAAAATCTTTGAATAACTATTTAGAATGTAGACATAAAAATccaatgtaaaaatatatttagactatttattttgaaataaaaaaaaactcaattaatCTTGAAAAGAAAGTTTCACTTCACGTAacattatcaaattattttaataataaaaatacttttttttaataataaacttgCACAAGATGtcataaaaatatgatttttgaaactctttttctgagaatatatatttttaatatctaataatttttattacgttttttaatttttcaaaaatttatttgttatttgtattttttaagatTATTCAACAAATGAACTTTTCAATACCATTTTGGTGGTAAATTATCAAATCTATCTATCTACctatttatcttattattttatttatataaaagttGATAAGCAAATTTTACTACAACTAAAAGGTAACATTTCATTTATTACTCTATTGTcacataaatttttttctctatgtTGTAATTTTTCTCTATTCATTCAAGAATTTCTACTaatattatcttttaattaatattaataataaatttgatcAACAGCCTCcgttaatagtatttttaattaattaatattaataataaatatgacCAATAATTTTCATTAGCattatcttttaattaataaatttaatatcactattaaattattttatgagAAAAATTAtcctattattcttttttttgtcattaactatatttataaaaatattattctattttgatATGTTTTATGTTATAAATCAAATAATCTATATATtatatctttcttaaaatttgttaattatagaaattaaattataaGTTGTGAAGTCAATTGATATTCAATGATATTAAGaagaattattataaatatttaaatttattctaatttattctaattttatttttttttaacttacatAAATGATTGTAGAATtttatttggtaaaaaaaaatatttttgaagtagaattttattttttgtagtatttatacattattttttatttagatataatttatcaaaattaaatagacaaaaaaatTGATTCTCTTTTCTATACTTT
The sequence above is drawn from the Arachis hypogaea cultivar Tifrunner chromosome 4, arahy.Tifrunner.gnm2.J5K5, whole genome shotgun sequence genome and encodes:
- the LOC112796695 gene encoding DNA-directed RNA polymerases II, IV and V subunit 3, with protein sequence MEGQSYARMPRVKIRELRDDYARFELRDTDASIANALRRVMIAEVPTIAIDLVEIEVNSSVLNDEFIAHRLGLIPLTSDRAMSMRFSRDCDACDGDGQCEFCSVEFHLMAVCRNDETQDVTSSDLISSDHTVVPVDYSESAASIDASDGISGNKKGGITIVKLRKGQEVKLRAIARKGIGKDHAKWSPAATVTFMYEPEIHINEDLMESLTLEEKKEWVESSPTPVFEIDQVTQQVMVVDAEAYTYDDEVIKKAEAMGKPGLVEINAKQDSFIFTVETTGAIKASQLLLNAIEILKQKLDAVRLSEDTVEADDQFGELGAHMRGG